Below is a genomic region from Gammaproteobacteria bacterium.
ATTAACACGTAAATGTGAATCTATGTTGACGCCAGTGCGGCCACGTTGGCCCGCACGCCAGCATTTGCTTGGTGCCAAGCGTTTGGTGCGACCTGCTGCCAGAGGCAATGTTCATTATTTATACCCGAATCCAAAGAATGACTGAACTAGAAATGACTGCACCAGAAATGATTGAAACAGTAGAGATTTATACCGACGGCGCTTGTCGCGGTAATCCAGGCCCGGGCGGTTGGGGTGTTTTTTTACGCAAAAACCAACACGAAAAAGTCCTCTACGGTGGTGAGCCAGCAACGACCAATAATCGAATGGAGTTGATGGCTGCTATTGTCGCTTTAGAAAGCTTAAAGCACGGTTGTAAAGTGCGTTTATTGACCGATTCCAAATACGTTATGGATGGCA
It encodes:
- the rnhA gene encoding ribonuclease HI, with product MIETVEIYTDGACRGNPGPGGWGVFLRKNQHEKVLYGGEPATTNNRMELMAAIVALESLKHGCKVRLLTDSKYVMDGITQWMANWKRRGWKTANKKPVKNIDLWQRLDAAVARHQIDWVWVKGHSGEPGNERADALANRGIDEMQAAQVS